Proteins encoded by one window of Sorangium aterium:
- a CDS encoding HEAT repeat domain-containing protein, giving the protein MTLVLSLIPTRLYADQRTSYLADQLRTNEDYRVRTQAALALGASGDDAATRPLCDALTDSNASVKVAAAAALGKLGKPAGLACLERAEGREQTPAVKSQMQKSIAALSAGGGGSGGSAAPPPPGADTKYYVAIEITNKSGRPESEIEPLVRAAIQSKILAKAGYAVAPKGETVAQGKKILNGKKLKGFYLLATVEPAVYQGGNLTQVVRVSMWTYPSKSLQGEFAPKLTQSGTPKKDVQSENILMKMCVENAVETFHKVVASL; this is encoded by the coding sequence GTGACGCTTGTACTCTCGCTGATACCCACGAGGCTCTACGCGGATCAGCGCACGAGCTACCTCGCCGACCAGCTCAGGACCAACGAGGACTATCGCGTCCGCACGCAGGCGGCGCTCGCGCTCGGCGCGTCGGGAGACGACGCCGCCACGAGGCCGCTCTGCGATGCCCTCACGGACAGCAACGCGTCCGTCAAGGTCGCGGCGGCCGCGGCGCTCGGCAAGCTCGGCAAGCCCGCGGGGCTCGCGTGCCTGGAGCGCGCCGAGGGGCGGGAGCAGACGCCGGCCGTCAAGTCGCAGATGCAGAAGTCGATCGCGGCGCTGTCCGCCGGCGGCGGTGGCAGTGGCGGCTCGGCTGCGCCGCCGCCTCCGGGCGCGGACACGAAGTACTACGTGGCCATCGAGATCACGAACAAGAGCGGTCGCCCCGAGTCCGAGATCGAGCCGCTCGTGCGCGCCGCGATCCAGTCGAAGATCCTCGCGAAGGCCGGCTACGCGGTCGCCCCCAAGGGCGAGACGGTGGCGCAAGGCAAGAAGATTCTGAACGGCAAGAAGCTGAAGGGCTTCTATCTCCTCGCCACGGTCGAGCCCGCCGTGTACCAGGGCGGCAACCTCACCCAGGTGGTCCGCGTCAGCATGTGGACCTATCCGTCCAAGTCGCTCCAGGGTGAGTTCGCGCCGAAGCTCACGCAGAGCGGCACCCCGAAGAAAGACGTCCAGAGCGAGAACATCCTGATGAAGATGTGCGTCGAGAATGCGGTCGAGACCTTCCACAAGGTCGTCGCCTCGCTGTGA
- a CDS encoding HAMP domain-containing protein, which translates to MSDASSTAPQTSAPEVRARYQRSARNYLIDQNFQLKYTGFLVGISLALSVALGILLWNASSKIIEQSRSAVQQGQETVRQGQETVKRGQEVLVQSRRVSEVVAMNIAKEYKDDPELTKTFGEAAQRDENKLKDEQSRLERDAATLQQRAEALERQAADVANNQQMLLRLIVALLSLLVLGVGIAGIVFTHKIAGPIFKMKRLLRQVGEGKLVVREKLRKGDELQHFFEAFEKMVEDLRARQQGKIAKMDAVLEKLEAGARAEKGTLEIDPEGLSQLKRLRSEMQEQLDA; encoded by the coding sequence ATGAGCGACGCTTCCAGCACGGCCCCGCAGACCTCCGCGCCGGAGGTCAGAGCGCGCTACCAGCGGAGCGCGCGGAACTACCTGATCGACCAGAACTTCCAGCTGAAATACACGGGGTTCCTCGTGGGGATCAGCCTTGCGCTCTCCGTGGCGCTCGGGATCCTCCTCTGGAACGCGAGCTCGAAGATCATCGAGCAGAGCCGCAGCGCCGTGCAGCAGGGACAAGAGACCGTCCGTCAGGGTCAGGAGACGGTCAAGCGCGGCCAGGAGGTGCTCGTCCAGAGCCGTCGGGTCAGCGAGGTCGTCGCGATGAACATCGCGAAGGAGTACAAGGACGATCCCGAGCTCACGAAGACGTTCGGCGAGGCGGCGCAGCGCGACGAGAACAAGCTCAAGGACGAGCAGTCGCGGCTCGAGCGCGACGCGGCCACGCTGCAGCAGCGGGCGGAGGCGCTCGAGCGGCAGGCCGCCGACGTCGCGAACAACCAGCAGATGTTGCTACGCCTGATCGTCGCGCTCCTGTCGCTGCTCGTCCTGGGCGTCGGCATCGCGGGCATCGTCTTCACGCACAAGATCGCCGGGCCGATCTTCAAGATGAAGCGGCTGCTCCGTCAGGTCGGCGAGGGCAAGTTGGTCGTGCGCGAGAAGCTCCGGAAGGGCGACGAGCTCCAGCACTTCTTCGAGGCGTTCGAGAAGATGGTCGAGGACCTGAGGGCGCGCCAGCAGGGCAAGATCGCCAAGATGGATGCGGTCCTCGAGAAGCTCGAGGCAGGGGCGCGCGCCGAGAAGGGGACGCTCGAGATCGACCCCGAGGGCCTCTCCCAGCTGAAGCGCCTCCGCAGCGAGATGCAGGAGCAGCTCGACGCGTGA
- a CDS encoding YraN family protein, translating to MVAHLAAQGVEIIARNARVGRLEIDVVARDGPVIVIIEVRTRGAGSYVRALDSIDASKRARVRRAGERLWRATFSRVRGVERMRFDAASVTFLPSGEATVEIIKAAF from the coding sequence GTGGTCGCTCACCTCGCCGCGCAGGGCGTGGAGATCATCGCGCGCAACGCGCGGGTGGGGCGGCTGGAGATCGACGTGGTCGCGCGCGACGGCCCTGTCATCGTGATCATCGAGGTGCGGACACGCGGCGCCGGCTCGTACGTCCGCGCCCTCGACAGCATCGACGCGAGCAAGCGCGCCCGCGTGCGGCGAGCGGGCGAGCGGCTCTGGCGCGCCACGTTCTCGCGCGTGCGCGGCGTGGAGCGGATGCGCTTCGACGCCGCGTCGGTGACGTTCCTCCCGAGCGGAGAAGCGACCGTCGAGATCATCAAGGCCGCCTTTTAG